ATACCCCTGCGCTTTGTTAGTTTGAGGTGTGCGGCTCAAAACTAGATCGCCCTCTTGCATATTAGTCGTGATAGTGCTCCCAGCCCCTATTAAGACATTAGAGGGGATATTTAAAGGAGCGATGAGCTGGGTATCGCTTCCAATAAAAACATTCTGCCCAATAATGGTTTTGTGTTTGGCCTTGCCATCATAATTGCAAGTGATCACGCCCGCGCCTACATTGCTCCCCCGATCAATACTACAATCTCCCAAATAGCTCAAGTGCCCGGCTTTGACACCGTTCAATTTGGCTTGTTTGGTCTCCACAAAATTACCCACATGGCTATTGATAATCTCAGAGCCCGGGCGTGTGTGGGCTAGAGGTCCTATGGTGCTATTTTCAATCACGCTATTTTCAATCACGCTATGCGCCTTGATGTGGGCATTTTTCAAATGGCATTTTCCCACAAGCCGCACCCCCTGCTCTAACACACAAGCCCCCTCAAAACTAACCCCCTTTTCTAAATAAATGGTGTGGGGGAGTTGCATGCACACCCCCGCCTCCATTGCACCCTCTCTTAGGCGATGAAGCATCGCCTCTTCAGCCTGTGCGCGCTGGCTCTGAGAGTTCACTCCCATAAAATACGCAGGATTGACAAAGATGGGTGTAAAATCTCCCCCCCCCAAACCTACCAGCTGCGTTAAATAATATTCTTGCTGTGCGTTATGGTTGTCTAGTTGGGGCAAAAACGCGCGCAAAAACTCTTGCCTAAAAAGATAAACACCTGCATTTAAGGTAGGGACACTCAAGGTTTGCGTATCCGCATCCTTCTCTTCTACAATGGCTACTGCGCGCCCATCTTCTAGCACCACACGCCCATAACCTGCAGGCTGATCTAGATGAAAAACCCCCAATGCATTGGTGTTTTTAATCTCTAAAAAGGGTTTTAGGGATTCTTGGGTGATCAAGGGCATATCCGCATTCAATACAAGCACCTGTTCGTATTTGGTGGAGATGGGGTTTTTATGTGTATCCATTAAAGCTCCCCCCGTGCCCGGAAAGCGCAAATCTTGCAAATGCAAAGAAATATTTGTGTGGTTAAAGGCGTGTTGAATCTTTTCTGTAATGAGAGCGTGTTGGTGTTGCAAGATGACATGCACATCATCGCTCAAATCTAGAGCGGCATCGAGCACCCAAAAGAGCATTTCACGCCCGCAAATTTTATGCAAGACTTTGGGCACATTAGAGCGCATGCGCGTGCCCTTGCCTGCAGCTAAAATCACAATAGAGAGAGCCATAGATGTCCTTTTAAGCGATTTTAACACAAATGCACTATACTTTGGGATTCATAAAAACGAGGTGCGCATTGTTATTAAGATTAGTGTTAGGGCTTTTAATTTTAGCTCTAGGACTTGGAGGGGTAGAATTCCCCAAAGACCCAGTGATTCCTACGATTGATTTATCTTTGAGCGCGCCGCACACACCCACACAATTAGTTACTACTCTAAATGTTGTCTTAGTGCTCACGCTCTTAGTCTTAGCACCCTCTTTGGTGCTAACAATGACAAGTTTCATCCGCCTGATTGTGGTCTTTTCTTTCTTGCGCACCGCCTTGGGCACGCAACAAACCCCGCCTACACAAATTCTAGTTTCTTTAGCCTTGATCCTTACTTTTTTCATTATGGAGCCCACTGCTAAGAAAAGTTACAAGATCGCCATTAAGCCCTATTTGGCCGAAAAAATTTCCTACACGCAAGCTTTTGAGAGGGGGGTAGTGCCTTTTAAGGAGTTTATGCTCAAAAACACGCGCGAAAAAGATTTGGCCCTCTTTTTTAGAATCCGTAACTTAGAAAATCCTAAAGATGTTAATAGCGTGCCCTTGAGTGTCTTAGTGCCCGCTTTTATGATCAGTGAGCTCAAAACCGCTTTTCAGATCGGATTTTTACTCTATCTGCCTTTTTTGGTGATTGATATGGTGGTCAGTTCCATTTTAATGGCAATGGGGATGATGATGCTCCCCCCTGTGATGATCTCCTTGCCCTTTAAAATTCTAGTTTTTATCTTGGTAGATGGCTTCAATCTTTTGATCGAAAACTTGGTAGCTAGTTTCAAGCATATCAGCTAAGGCCGCCATACATGCCCTATAAAGTTGGCGCAGAGCAGAACAAGCAGAACTTTAAAAAGAATCTCGCTTTGTGCGTGCATCTGGGCAAAGGCCTGTGTCGTGGTTGCGCCTATGGCTTGAGCGTGCAAAATATGCGGGGTGTAATAGAAACTAAATAGCGCGATCAAAGCTGTGCTTAGTAAACCCGAGAGTGCAAGCAAAGACTGTCTAGATCGTTTGAGCAAAAGATACAAGCTATCTAGGCCTAGTAACACGCCTAAGGCGTTCAAAAATGCGTTAGCGCGCACAAAAATACGCCCCATGAGCACCCCTGCATCCCCCTGTGAGAGCAGACCGGATTTAAAAATAATGGGAGCAACCCCTGCCCCAGCAAAGAACACCACCCCAACACCCATTCCTAGTCCCAAAAGGATTAGAACATGCCAAAATCTTAAAAACATTAGAATAAAAGGTAATAGGCTACTGTGAACGCCCAATCGCGTTTAAGGCGAATCACACTCTCATTAACCTCTGCGCCGTTGAAATATTCTGTATAGTTTGCGTTCAACATAGGGACTTTGAAACCTACTTCAATCCCATGATATTTTGTTAAGACGGCGCGCACCCCACCATTAAACAGCCATTGGAATTTTGTTTGGGGATTACTACCACCCTTGACTGTCCACCAAGTATTAGCTCCCACTGCTATTCCTCCAAAAACACCCAGACTAAATTCATCCGCATTGATCAGATTGATGAGCAAGTCCAAGCCCACCCCATAAGCCGAGAGATTGAAGCTATTATTAGTGAACGCCACATCATTATTGTAAACAATTTTGCCAAAATCAGTGATCCCCCAATTGTAAAAGCCATAATAGCGCAAGCCTATCCAACCCTTTTGTCCAAAAAGTTGGTTGTAGCCCACATGCACCCCAACTCCTTGTGTGATAGCATTCTTAGGTATGATAGCACCTGTCTTGCTCTGCCCTAATACTTTCGCTCTAAAGGAGGTCCCTCCCATTTCATACATAGCTCCTACAAAGAACGCGCTCTTTTCTGCTTGCAACCCCCCCACTAAAGCCCCTAAAAGACTTAAAGTTTTTAAGGTGCGCATAAAAACTCCTTTTTGTAAACATGGAGGCAAAAATCGGGCGAAGTTTATTTATTTTAAGCCCGCGTGGCTAATTTACTGATCGCCTCTGCGTGCATGTCATCCATATGAGTGCGTAAAACTTTAGAATACATGTCTACCAAACGATTAGCCTCAATAAGGCGAGTCATTTCGCGCACGGCGTTAACATTGCTCTTTTCTAAAAATCCTTGATGCACGATGGGCGCGTTCAATTCCACTCTTTCAGCCATTCTCTCTTGAGGGTAGGTGTATAAATTATTCCCAATTTTTTTTAGTAGTTTTTGGCTCTGAAACCCTACCACAGCGATATTGCCCCCGGGCACCTCTTCATTACCATCATGAAAAAAGACTGCCCCACTATTGCCCACACTCACACGCGCCCCGGGTAACATCTGAATCCCTCCCCCGCTCTCAAGCCCCTCGCGACTCAAGACATGGTAACCCTCTTTAGTACTTAAAAACCCTTGCGAATCGATGGTAAAGCTCCCATCACGGGTAAAAGCGATGCCCTGAGGAGTTTGCACGGCAAAATAGGCATTGGGATCGCTTAGAGCAAAATCCAAATCACCATCTGTTTTTTGCACAGCCCCTAGGCTGTAATCTGTATAGCGTTCGCTAATGATAGGCACACGATTAAGATTCCTGTTTAAGTACTTTGCCGCCTGTTTTGTTTGATCCTGTAGGGGCAGTTGATCGCGGTAGTTTTGATAGAGGTGTAAAAAATCTCCCACCACAACATCATCGCGTTTAAATCCATTGGTGTTAAGGTTGGCCAAGTTGTTTGAAATTTGATCCAAGCGGTTAAACTCTGTAACCATCCCCCCAGTAGCGTCATAATATCCATTTGTCATGTGAACTCCTTGTATGTGCTATATTATAGCCAAAAAGATCAAGGGGACACATGCAAGAGAGCATTATGCATTTCCAACATCTATTTTCCACTTGGGGGTATCTCTTGCTCTTTGTCTATTCTTTAGGAAGTGGCTATGTGGGGATTGTGGCCGCTGCTATTTTGAGTTCTATGGGAGCGATGAATATTACTATGAGTATTCTTGTGGCGGGCGTGGGCAATTTTGTAGGGAGTATGGGGTTGGCTTTGTTGGTGCGCACCCAAAAAAAAGGCTTCTATGTTTATTTTTCTAAACACCGGCGTAAATTCGCCCTCGTGCATATATGGTTGCAAAAGTATGGGGTGTGGTTGATTTTGGGTAATAAATATATTTATGGGATCAAGAGTGCTTTACCCCTAGCCATTGGTTTTAGCAAATATGATCTAAAAAAGTTTGCGCTGTTAAATGCGTTAGCGTGCGTGCTTTGGGCCTGTCTTGTAGGTCTAGTGGCCTT
This portion of the Helicobacter felis ATCC 49179 genome encodes:
- the fliP gene encoding flagellar type III secretion system pore protein FliP (The bacterial flagellar biogenesis protein FliP forms a type III secretion system (T3SS)-type pore required for flagellar assembly.) produces the protein MLLRLVLGLLILALGLGGVEFPKDPVIPTIDLSLSAPHTPTQLVTTLNVVLVLTLLVLAPSLVLTMTSFIRLIVVFSFLRTALGTQQTPPTQILVSLALILTFFIMEPTAKKSYKIAIKPYLAEKISYTQAFERGVVPFKEFMLKNTREKDLALFFRIRNLENPKDVNSVPLSVLVPAFMISELKTAFQIGFLLYLPFLVIDMVVSSILMAMGMMMLPPVMISLPFKILVFILVDGFNLLIENLVASFKHIS
- a CDS encoding DUF4149 domain-containing protein gives rise to the protein MGVGVVFFAGAGVAPIIFKSGLLSQGDAGVLMGRIFVRANAFLNALGVLLGLDSLYLLLKRSRQSLLALSGLLSTALIALFSFYYTPHILHAQAIGATTTQAFAQMHAQSEILFKVLLVLLCANFIGHVWRP
- a CDS encoding outer membrane protein; protein product: MRTLKTLSLLGALVGGLQAEKSAFFVGAMYEMGGTSFRAKVLGQSKTGAIIPKNAITQGVGVHVGYNQLFGQKGWIGLRYYGFYNWGITDFGKIVYNNDVAFTNNSFNLSAYGVGLDLLINLINADEFSLGVFGGIAVGANTWWTVKGGSNPQTKFQWLFNGGVRAVLTKYHGIEVGFKVPMLNANYTEYFNGAEVNESVIRLKRDWAFTVAYYLLF
- a CDS encoding DedA family protein, whose amino-acid sequence is MQESIMHFQHLFSTWGYLLLFVYSLGSGYVGIVAAAILSSMGAMNITMSILVAGVGNFVGSMGLALLVRTQKKGFYVYFSKHRRKFALVHIWLQKYGVWLILGNKYIYGIKSALPLAIGFSKYDLKKFALLNALACVLWACLVGLVAFYASAWVSRLADTLSGYAYLVPVGVGMLLIGLWWVLKKVSAKV
- the glmU gene encoding bifunctional UDP-N-acetylglucosamine diphosphorylase/glucosamine-1-phosphate N-acetyltransferase GlmU, giving the protein MALSIVILAAGKGTRMRSNVPKVLHKICGREMLFWVLDAALDLSDDVHVILQHQHALITEKIQHAFNHTNISLHLQDLRFPGTGGALMDTHKNPISTKYEQVLVLNADMPLITQESLKPFLEIKNTNALGVFHLDQPAGYGRVVLEDGRAVAIVEEKDADTQTLSVPTLNAGVYLFRQEFLRAFLPQLDNHNAQQEYYLTQLVGLGGGDFTPIFVNPAYFMGVNSQSQRAQAEEAMLHRLREGAMEAGVCMQLPHTIYLEKGVSFEGACVLEQGVRLVGKCHLKNAHIKAHSVIENSVIENSTIGPLAHTRPGSEIINSHVGNFVETKQAKLNGVKAGHLSYLGDCSIDRGSNVGAGVITCNYDGKAKHKTIIGQNVFIGSDTQLIAPLNIPSNVLIGAGSTITTNMQEGDLVLSRTPQTNKAQGYFKFFKL
- a CDS encoding flagellar hook-basal body protein, with the protein product MTNGYYDATGGMVTEFNRLDQISNNLANLNTNGFKRDDVVVGDFLHLYQNYRDQLPLQDQTKQAAKYLNRNLNRVPIISERYTDYSLGAVQKTDGDLDFALSDPNAYFAVQTPQGIAFTRDGSFTIDSQGFLSTKEGYHVLSREGLESGGGIQMLPGARVSVGNSGAVFFHDGNEEVPGGNIAVVGFQSQKLLKKIGNNLYTYPQERMAERVELNAPIVHQGFLEKSNVNAVREMTRLIEANRLVDMYSKVLRTHMDDMHAEAISKLATRA